The DNA segment ATGTGCAGGTGCCAAAGGCAGAATCTGTCTGTGCCAGTCCCACACCTTGGCACACAATGCCCATAAATTAACGTtaacaaagaaacatttaatgGGAGTTGAGTTTATAAGGTTACCTTGTCGTCAAACAGATCACCGTTACTGCCAAAAAGGATTATTTAGCTCTGAGATCTCCTCCTATAATTGTTGGCTGTCATTCTATTTTCTGTACCCTGGGTACTCCAATTATTGCCTGTTGCATCATGTTTCCTGATGAGAAATGTTGGCAACGTCTTCACTAATTATGTAATTATGGTCTCTCATTTTCCTTTTGCAACATTCCTgcttatgtattgtttttggtAACGTGTCATGTGATTGAATTAGTCTTATTAATAGTATTGAGTCTGTTTACTGTTACATATAAGTGTACCAACATGTGCTGCAGACACATAAGTGCTACGGTGGGATGACCGCAGGTAGGACCTGTCCTAGCAACTCTCTTCCAGTTTTGCTGGGTCATTTCATGTTATGCCTAGTTGGGCGGGGAGAGCGCAAAGGAATGGCCAGTTGGGCGCTGGCGGATAGTGCCACATACTTACCCTTacccccttcatgacaaagcccatacacgtacgggctcacaatgcattgtttttaaagggtttaaggacaacccaagAGGTTACAGTAGCTCCAGTGGTGGATGAGGTCCTGCGGTTTGTGGTTGCTGGTATAAAAGCATAACCCATGGGCGCACGTCTCCAGCCGGCCTTCATCACAACATAAAAAACCCATTTCGCACACAACTAAGCAGCCTAATATTATTCAGTACAATTTGCAAAATAGGTTCTATGAATGTCCGGAATACGAGAGTTGTACATAGTGGAATAAATATAAAGGTCAAATAAGTCAAGAGAACCTCCAAGCAAGACATGgatcagataatgctggctttgccacaggctgccattGGTCTCAGCTTTCATAAGATGACCTTTTCAACTTTCTTCAAAACAATTACCTAATAGATAACTAGGTAAAAGTATCATTGATAAACAAgataaaatggatatagccataTCAGTCCAAGAGAgaattcaatattttatatctttctatgttggtccaataaaaagtGCCAacctttgactaaagactatcctatttctaaacataaaacatcttccCATCAACAAACTTTTGTTCCGGAGATCAGTAAAACGCTCCTTGATAAGAAGACAACAATAGTTGCTGTGCCAAGAACGCTTAATTGCACGCAGGGCCACCACTCCAAGCCATCTTCATTTATGCTCCGCTGGTAAGTAGTGTGGCAGCTCCTTTACTAGACAACTCCAACTTCCAAAAGCGTTCACGGTCAGGTTCTCATCAACGTGTTTCACCCACCAAACGGTCTTTAAAAACACAAGTGCCTGGAACCTCCTGATCAACTGCATTTTAGTTAACTCCTGCTCATTCACCCCCAGATTTGTTCTGATACCCGTCTTGCCCGTGTTAGCCCCAAAAAGATGGGCTCCAGTACCGTGATGAAGCCATACCTATATGATCTACGGTTACAGATGGTCCAACATAGTCTAACATAGTGGACCTCAGAGGTTCGGAGGTCCTGAGCATTATTATAGCTCCCAAATCTGTTTTGTTTGAGTCACGTTAGATCTTGAGATATCAGAGAcagctttttttaaagatatgttATGTTTTTCTATTTACTCACTAAACCAAGCTTTTTTCCTCTATATTTGGTCCAGTTGTACTCATAAACACGTTATCACCTTGGCcataggtattttttttatcttaacaaataaacaatgttggttttaaaaacaaaattataaaataaagatgTTGCACCACATTTTGAGTCGATTACACCCCATTTCCAATGCCCCGTGGCTTTTATTTGACGAGCGTTAACATTCAATGTACATGACATGACAGCCTCTAAAAAGTGATTGAGTATCCCTCATGAGTGTGAATCGTGGCGCTGAGTGTTTCAGGATGTAAATCAGGATTTGGAGGATGTCCAGGAACGTAACCAGGGGCAACAATCCAATTGTTCCTAAAAACATCACAGAGAGGTTAACTCTGTGAGTTCGGTATGGGAGTTAAATGTTTGAGAGCTCCTAGTGCAGGAAGCTCCTCATAGAATGGTTCCTCTCCCAATAAAGGGAGATTGGAGGGCAGCCATAGTTTAACCACTGTTAACTGTAAAGGACACGTTAGGAGTTGGATATGTTCAACATTTAggtataaccatacctgggaacgctttAGAGTTTGCCCCTAAGTCTGAggggttttgccccaatcttATGGTAAACGGGTGCGGATTCTCAGGGACACACAGTGTGGTACTGACTCCTTTCTATTCACACTGCGATCATATATCAGACTTCCTATTAGTGCTTCAGCTCCCAGTAAGTTATAGTTgacatccctgcttgaatgcaggtgactcaattacgTGTATCTTTAGATAATGTCATTACTGATCCTTTTTATCCTATTTTTCAGTGTTTAGCACCTAACTTTCTGTTGCTCCATTGTCCAAAAGTTCAGCTTTGATGTGTTCCACTATCCCATTTGGTCAGGGTAGGGCCTCTGATAGCTCAAAATCAAGCCAGTCAAATCATCCAAACCTTTGAAATCCACAAGGGCTAAATACCACCAAGGCAGAGTGTGCCAAAGATTGTGTCACAGAATACTTATGTCCATGTTACATGGTTGTGATGGAATGATGTCATGTTCCACCTCCATTACACCAAAACCAACTAATGACTGGTATCAGCAGGTATAGTGTCATGATGGCGCTTCAGCTCTTCCGTCTTTATCCAGCTCAACTGGGCAAGAAGAGCATCAGAACAGTTCAGAGTATTAGGCCACAAAAGAAAACCAGGACACTTTTTAGACCCATCAAAACATATCAAACATATAGGACCATCTTCCACCACTACCAGGAGACCGGATACTTTTAGAATGACCAGGAACGATAATTCCAGGGGCATAACCTTATTTTGTTGTTAGCATGCAGGCAGATTTTCAAGAACTTCCATCTTTTAAGAGAGTATCCTTTAAAAATATGATGTTGCGTTAGGCAGTTTGAGATGGAAGAGGAACAATACCAACCTTCAGCTACTTTACTGCAGTTTCCTTATGGCTGAACTTATAAAAATGTCAGGGGTATAATTATACCATTGTATATATCTGGCACATCGGTTAATCCTTTTAaggtttatttgattttttgtttttgtttccgtAAGTGAATGTGTTATGTCTTTTGTGGTTATTGATCTATGTCAACCATACTTCAATTTAATAAACATGCTTTTCTCGTATTGTTTGACCAAACAAACTCATCCCTTTCAGTCTATGTTGTAATATTGTGGCCGATTTTGCTCATATTTATCTGGGTTGTGAAATATGTGTGCTTTCCACTTCCCCATAGTTTGTGTTAAATGAAAATGACATCCGTTAATTACACCTGATGTTAAAAGGTTTTTAGATGCCGGTCCCACCCGAACGTCAAGCCTGATTGTGTATAAAAGAGCGGAGGAGATGGACTGTTGCATTCGAAGGACTTCCCACAGCACAGGTGAGTTACAAGGGGTTCTAAATTATAAATCAACCTTAGCAAAAACACCCTCCTTAacacaagaaatacatttacgGACACACAAAGGAATGccatataaacttttttttaatgcaatagcGTAAAATTGTAACAATTCTGGAAAAGTTGCATTCATTTTCACTGGGAACActgatgttttctgtttttgttacgTTAATATATATCTTAGAATTTGGAAGTTGGGAGACATAAATTAGGagtacacatttttacacactcatgcttacacgcACTccatctaacacacactcacacatacacacatatgctaacacgtacatacttacacatacacacttactgtaacatacaaaaatacatacatatataattctTTACCTCCCttgccccctctctctttcaTGCCTTCCTCTCCCCTTACCACTTTATCTTTTTCCGAAGCCTTCTGTCTTCGAGCTTTTTCTGCAGTTTCACGTTACAtagattttaaatatgttttttttcataggtATTTCGTCTCCTgggttatatacacacacagagaccaTGATATTGCTTGTTACCCTTCTGTCGGTCTTCTGTGTCATTACACATGGTAAGCCCTTGTTCATTGTTTAAGTCTATGTATTActtgtataattattatagtTGTCATGCTGCCTCTTTATTGTACTGGAAACAATTAAGCAAAAGCCTTGCTACTTACTTTATTGGGAATTTACTATTTACCACTGAACTATGTATTCTTCAAACCTCCAAAACATAATGAACTGCCCTCTCCATGGTCCAATGTTTTGTGCCACTGAGTGGCTCTATTAAAAAACATTAGATTGTCCCTTTAGGGGAAGTAAGGATGTGTTTAGGTAAATCCTCTCACTATTACTCACCTTTTCTATCTTTGCTCCCAGGATGTCCCACCATCCTCAGCAAGTCTGCCTGGGGGGGAAGAAGAGGGACATGCACCACCCGTCTACGCACACCGGTCAAAAATGTGATCATCCATCATACAGCTGGAGCATCGTGTAGCTCGAGGCCTGCGTGTATTGGCCAAGCCAAAGCTACACAGAACTTTCACATCAATACAAACCGCTGGTGTGATGTCGGATACAAGTGAGTTTTGGGGGGAGAGATATGATTATACGGGTTTTGGGGCCAgacagatacagtaacatacgcAGAAATGCACACCatcacacaaacactaacatgaCCAGACAGCATGGCAACGTTGTGTGATCCCGCTCAACCTCATCTCCTCCTGGAGATTAATAGGGTGTCTGATGGTAAATACAACACAGAGAAACCAGGATCTGTGCTGACCCCAAATATACAACATTATCAAGATATCAAGTCATAACCCAGCTTCTTTCTTCTGTAGGCTCAGCGATCACCTTGGCGTAGAGCCATCAGAAACTTGTATCTCAGCTTGTTTGCCAGTAGACACCTAAGAGATGTAGCGTTCCTTACACCGAAGGGGAGGCTAATTATTCTCCTTCTTCTGTCAGACATAAAGGAATAGTCTtgtcaaaaataatatttgaataatatttttatttatttgttgtaagGATAGCGACTAATCAAAGAAGCTAGGAGAATGTGCAGTGACAATGAGCAATAAAGGGGTAAAAATGGCGGGATGAAggacatatttaatatttatacccaAACAGAGTGTGTGGATGCATAATTacttttctgtattttgttgATTCATCCAGCTTCCTAGTTGGAGAAGACGGAGCTGTTTATGAAGGTCGTGGCTGGACTATTCATGGAGCTCACGCCATAAACTACAACTCTGTGTCCATTGGAATCAGCGTTATGGGGACCTTTaccagtaagtttggaggaCTGGGGTAATTATGGAGATGCAGGGTCAGGAAAAACAATAGTTTACAAATTGATTCAATTCTGTGTCGTTCAGACCCAAACTCACACTCTTTGAATGTACCGAATCCCAGcagatctggggcttttctgTAAATGGATCTGCCGCTTTTCCCAAATTCTACGTTTTACAATTCTACACACTAAATAATCCATGTAACggtatttacagattaaaatattttagcgATATTTTCTAAAGACATTATATTATTCCCCCTTGTTAAATTATATCCTACCTATTGTTAATTGGCTCATTGTTGTTAATTGGACCAGGTATCTTTGTAAGGATGGATTAAAATTGCCACAGTCTGCCActgatctcagcttccatgacTGCAATAACCTTGTCTACTAAAAAATTATTACAGGTAGTTTCATTAGTTATACTAAAAAAGTGACAACCATAGTgcatagatttttttcattgaaatatCAGATAGGTTGATGCcatttacatttaaagatggcggtcatctttttttccttcccatGTTAATCCATTTCCAGTTGACCTGATCTGGTCTACCCTTTGTCTTTGTTGCCATCATTCTGTCACAGATCACTACTTtagtttaaatcccctttcgGGCTCTCTTTTTAAGTTCACTTTGTTGTCTTTCTTTTCTCCCCAGAACGAGCTCCGAACGCTAACGCTCTAAACGCAATTAAAAGTCTCATCAGTTGCGGAGTCTCAAAAGGCTTCATCAGAAGAGATTATATCCTAATGGGACATCGCAAAGTGTATAAAACAGAGTGCCCAGGAAATGAATTGTACAAAATTATCAAAACCTGGCCCAATTTTAAGGCTTAAGGCATACGCGCaaatttccataaaaaatattgattagattgtaagcttctgagCAGGGCTCTCTACATGTTGTGAATCAGTTTATCGCTGTTGATTTGAGTCATACCTCCTCTACTGTGTCAGGCTTTGCATAAATTGTTAGCACCAAATAAACAATGCTGATCATAAAAACTACCGAAAACTCCCATGATGTCATTCATATTTTATACACCTGCAACAGCGAAGGCTGTAAAGACACAAAATAGTCAGTCAGTCATGGGCAGAGGGTATTGGAAGGGCCCTGGGCCGCATGGAAACATACGtaggaactttctggctccggctacctggctACCCCCCATGCCCAcggacgtcagcgggacctcctaccTGCGTCCCCTTAGTGACCTGGAGAAGAAGCGtttgagttcccaggtatgcctggaaatcataaaacaccTACCCCCCtgagcagaaatattttttatagtgtgACCAGTCGGGCCTAGTGGGGCTGGTGTTTAGATTGTGTGTTTGTACAAAAGTAATTTCTGTGTCTACCAGAAAGGGCATCCAGGGTTCCGCCCCAAGAAttagtatttattaaaaagatgGAATGATTAAGTTTGTAGTGCCCCGCAAAACTGTACAAAGCAccgtatatttaaaaatgagagAGAACAGCGAGGATGTATCTCATTAGGAATATTCAAGATGGAGTAACTGCCCATTCACCGTCTCTCTGTGCGGAAGAATATATCGAATGGAATGGAGTTGATGCGTGGCAATACTAAGAGCGCCCTCTGCTGGATATCTAGGGTAGGGAAGCTCTCCAAGTCCTAATACATCCTTTTGCTACCCTCCCATTAGGCAATTTACTCAGGATAGCCATGTATCTACCCCATGCACATTTCAATTCTCTTATTGCAATAAGTATCAGGGAAGACTAAGCGATCTCAGTATGTACGGCTTAGATTTTCTTCTAAAATCACATCTCTTAGTCCGCAATAACGAATACTTCCTCTTACAGGAACTTCTTTCCTTGTAATCAGTAAATCGGTATCTAAAGTCTTCCCCATGTGCGAAGGTGAgaaaaaatcccagaaatctCTACAGCTGTGTTAAGAGGCGTCCTGCTGCTTGGGCTGGATTCTGAAAGGATATCACAACGGTGGAACATGCTTCTTGTCTACCACTCGCCCCAAACTAACTGTAGTCCGTCTGCCATTTTGTTGAAGTCTCTGAGGCACTGGCATctggtcatatatatatactgtatatatcgtatatattcacacataaacacacaatggTTATGCCTTCAGCTAAAATAGCCAGAGACAATATTTAAGAAGacaataaaaatttaaaatgacCTAGTCACAAAGACGTACATCTTTTGTTGCCATGAGCGTGTTATTTAAGGTTAAGATAAATGGGGTTAAGCTATTATAGATTGCTAAAGCCTAATAATGACTCTTTATAAGGTGTGATCCCgcctaattataataatttgatttaagTATAGGATGCAGATACTATTTGTGTGATGTGATTCATGTTTATTGAATGTGGTAAAATCATACGTTTCCAGGAACAGCCTTTAGAATATATGGGGCCATAGATGAGTAAAAACACTTCGTGCGTtgggacatttaaccccttaaggacaatgggcggtccctaaacccattaaaaacaatgcattttgagcccgtacatgtacgggctttgtcattaaggggttaatctgtttttctgtttatatatggATTCATTTTGCATATACTGCATCAAACATGAGCCTTAAAGTAAGTGTTATGTGCGATACAGTATTAACTGGTAGTCAAGAGGCATTTGTTCAATCCAATTCACTGTTGGAAAAACTCCAAGTGGCGCTTCAGACTGCATATTGTACAAACtctattattttatcttttctttcaGCTCTTATTACACATCTTTGTTTGCAGACACTATACAGAAACCATTCCATATGAAGAAGCACTGGGATCATTAACACCATTAGCTGCTAGCATGAACTCATTAACGTCTGCTCAAAGCTTGAGAATTGCATTTGGTGGCTTATAATACTAGGAGCTGAGTAGAAGCGCCCACTCCACCACCTCAATGCAGACACCGTAATATTGTTTTCATTGTGTGTTAAATGGAGAGCCCACAGAATACTTTTGTCCCAACATTTTGGGAATGAAACAATTACAATTAAAGCATCGCTATATAGATTAGAAGGGATGTTCCCCGGGGTTAagcctttaaatgtttaattggaTTTTGGTGCCCATGAATCAATATTTTCGTGGTCACCAAATCACGGAAACCACATGCCAGTTTATTGAACCTGATCTTCAGGAAACAAATCGCCAAACACCCGGGTTCATTCCTCTCTCCATAGATTGCAACATAGTGGATTATAATACAGATATTTATAAGTGCACCAGCGAacggtgcaggaagacagcagcatcgtgctcccgtcgctggacttcaaggtgagagaggggggcggttagaaagtgataagggagggagggtgttaaaaagtgataagggagggagggtgttaaaaaatgataagggagggggttaaaaagtgatgagggagggaggaggtttaaaagtgatgagggagggggttaaaaagtgatgagggaggcggttaaaaagtgatgagggaggcggttaaaaagtgatgagggaggcgggtaaaaagtgataggggagggaaagggggtagatataagtaaagagtgtgcattaatgtgtggatgcattgagtgaatgagagagcatgagctaatatgtgaatgtattgtctgaatgagggagagcatgagttaatgtgtggatgagttgtctgaatgagggagagcatgagttaatatgtgaatgtattgtctgaatgagggagagtgtgagttaatgtgtggattcattgagagcatgagttaatatgtgaatgtattgtctgaatgagggagagtgtgagttaatgtgtggatgaattgtctgaatgagggagagcatgagttaatgtgtggatgcattgagtgaatgagggagtgcatgagttaatgtgtggatgagttgtctgaattaaagtgtgaattagtgagtgactgtaaaagtgtttgtgtatcatagatgtataattgtgaaagggcaaagatggcactagcaggaggtttgagccttggggaccaagatggcacaggcagggtgtatatgggacaaagatggcactggccggactgtttggggacaaagttgatttgtgctgggctatttggggacaaagatggcaaatcttatgtgtgttatctgggtgctggccaggttctatgtgggcagtgtggacgccagggctggctttggggtgtgcaacctgtgatctatgcctgtaatttagggggttttaaatatacctttaatgccgagtttttatgtgaattccatttgatctttacctgcaaagatgggtttttgtgttattctgtagatccatatctgctatgctatgtttccatacattatttatgtgtacctgcaaatacagggttaatatgtcttattcagttgatctatacctgcgatgctacgtttcatatattattattgtatacctgcaaatacaggacttgtatgtctgattctgtttatttgatgtataccttcagtgctgagatcacaagtgaatttcaattgatctgggtttgtgtgttgatctatacccgctatcggcagcagggactaatatttatatatatatatatatatatatatatatatatatatatgggcagcaggggctagtaaatgtgttttagatatttggacacaGGCACAATTTCTGGGCTTGCCATaggtgctattttcagtagatacgcctctggaaTTAGGAGTCGGTTCCAGatcttattaaataaaaatgatatgaaaTTAAATGGGCTGTCACCATAAGAATGCATTCCTGTGCCACCCATGCAATGTATATAAAAGAGCGGATAAGAGAGACGGTTCCAGTCAGAGGACTTTCGGCAGCAGAGGTGAGTTACCAGGATGGCTTCGtcatataaattctatttagcCAAACATTTATCAGGTCATTTCTCTAATAGGAGAGACTAACGAGTATAATGTTTAAGTCTACATGCATATtgttatatgtgttttaaatgCATTACATTGTGTGGCACCAAGACAACGCTGtgtcatatttttattgatttaaccGATTTTCCTTTCTCCTTCCCCCTCTTCTTTCCCTTTATCTCCCAGGagcattctttctttctttactgCAGGGTCACTTAACacccattttaaatatttattttcacaggTATTGCGTCTCTTGGGTCATACAAACACCATGATATTACTAGTTGCCCTTCTGTCGGTCTTCTGTGCCATCACACATGGTAAGTGCTGGTTCAGGATCTCCATGGTCCCATGTTTTGTGCCACTGATTAAGAAATAGAGGGAATAAGGATGTGTTCAGGGATATCCTCTCATTGT comes from the Spea bombifrons isolate aSpeBom1 chromosome 8, aSpeBom1.2.pri, whole genome shotgun sequence genome and includes:
- the LOC128503362 gene encoding peptidoglycan-recognition protein SC2-like isoform X2; translated protein: MDCCIRRTSHSTETMILLVTLLSVFCVITHGCPTILSKSAWGGRRGTCTTRLRTPVKNVIIHHTAGASCSSRPACIGQAKATQNFHINTNRWCDVGYNFLVGEDGAVYEGRGWTIHGAHAINYNSVSIGISVMGTFTKRAPNANALNAIKSLISCGVSKGFIRRDYILMGHRKVYKTECPGNELYKIIKTWPNFKA
- the LOC128503362 gene encoding peptidoglycan-recognition protein SC2-like isoform X1; the encoded protein is MDCCIRRTSHSTGISSPGLYTHTETMILLVTLLSVFCVITHGCPTILSKSAWGGRRGTCTTRLRTPVKNVIIHHTAGASCSSRPACIGQAKATQNFHINTNRWCDVGYNFLVGEDGAVYEGRGWTIHGAHAINYNSVSIGISVMGTFTKRAPNANALNAIKSLISCGVSKGFIRRDYILMGHRKVYKTECPGNELYKIIKTWPNFKA